In the Elioraea tepida genome, one interval contains:
- a CDS encoding Zn-dependent hydrolase has product MARIDAGRLLEDLHTLRGFGRFRTGVHRPTLSPEDIASRRWLAGRLAEAGLEPRIDGIASVFGFTRNPGRRLLIGSHLESQNEAGWLDGAMGVIFGLEVARALPQLPIDVAAWVDEEGHYGSFLGSRSFIGEVTEEEIDRAINRTTGESMRSGLERAGLSGVPRVTLDDPSRYLGYLEAHIEQGDELEAKGLVLGVVTSIVAIWNFRIRFIGEQNHAGTTRMAIRKDARVAMTRLANRIDDTFPDVIAERSVWTIGRMSLDPNAPSIIPGAAEMNVQFRDADPAVLDRLEAHLRRLVAEADAAGPCRVTIEVASKTIPKVMDARFQDALARAAEAHAPGRWQRMPSGAGHDAQVLALRMPAGMLFVPSIGGISHHWTEDTKEEDIVRGCAVLADAAEALLTQS; this is encoded by the coding sequence ATGGCACGGATCGACGCAGGTCGGCTTCTCGAGGACCTTCACACGCTGCGCGGCTTCGGCCGCTTCCGCACCGGCGTGCATCGCCCGACACTTTCGCCCGAGGACATCGCAAGCCGCCGCTGGCTCGCCGGCCGGCTTGCCGAGGCCGGGCTCGAGCCGCGGATCGACGGCATCGCCTCGGTGTTCGGCTTCACCCGCAACCCGGGGCGACGGCTCCTCATCGGCAGCCACCTCGAGAGCCAGAACGAGGCGGGCTGGCTTGACGGCGCCATGGGCGTGATCTTCGGCCTCGAGGTGGCCCGCGCCCTGCCGCAACTCCCGATCGACGTCGCCGCCTGGGTGGACGAGGAGGGTCACTACGGCAGCTTCCTGGGCTCACGCTCCTTCATCGGAGAGGTGACGGAGGAGGAGATCGACCGCGCCATAAACCGCACCACCGGAGAGAGCATGCGCTCAGGCCTCGAACGCGCCGGCCTCTCGGGCGTTCCGCGCGTGACACTCGACGATCCCTCTCGCTACCTCGGCTATCTTGAGGCGCACATCGAGCAGGGTGACGAGCTCGAGGCGAAGGGGCTCGTTCTCGGCGTCGTCACCTCCATCGTCGCGATCTGGAACTTCCGGATCCGTTTCATCGGCGAGCAGAACCACGCGGGCACCACACGAATGGCCATCCGCAAGGACGCGCGGGTGGCGATGACCCGTCTCGCGAACCGGATCGACGACACGTTCCCCGACGTCATCGCCGAGCGCTCCGTCTGGACCATCGGGCGCATGTCGCTCGACCCGAACGCCCCCTCGATAATCCCCGGTGCGGCGGAGATGAACGTTCAGTTCCGCGACGCCGACCCGGCTGTGCTCGACCGGCTCGAGGCGCATCTCCGCCGCCTCGTCGCCGAGGCGGATGCCGCGGGACCCTGCCGCGTGACCATCGAAGTCGCCTCGAAGACCATCCCGAAGGTGATGGACGCGCGCTTCCAGGACGCTCTTGCGCGGGCAGCGGAGGCGCATGCGCCGGGGCGGTGGCAGCGCATGCCGTCTGGGGCCGGGCATGACGCCCAGGTGCTCGCCCTGCGCATGCCGGCGGGGATGCTGTTCGTTCCCTCGATCGGGGGCATCAGCCACCACTGGACCGAGGACACGAAGGAGGAGGACATCGTCCGCGGCTGCGCCGTGCTCGCCGACGCAGCCGAGGCACTGCTCACTCAGTCGTAG
- a CDS encoding CheR family methyltransferase yields the protein MSQAAFSALAAFLHARSGLVLGPDKLYLVETRLGALMKREKIADLGALVARISSPTGEALAREVVELMTTNETFFFRDGKPFDHVKTTALKRLHAARPPGQPIRIWSAACSTGQEAYSLAMIVDEARPWLGDRRVEIIGTDLSRDVLARAREGLYSQFEVQRGLPIQMLVKYFRQEGASWRLCEAIRAMVTWREFNLLGDLRPLGRFDIVFCRNVLIYFDQPTKARVLAAIAAQMPPDGVLYLGGAETVLGITDRFAAVAGERGVYEPVAGPRTAAA from the coding sequence ATGAGCCAGGCCGCCTTCTCCGCCCTCGCCGCCTTTCTGCACGCGCGCTCCGGGCTCGTGCTCGGCCCCGACAAGCTCTACCTCGTCGAGACGCGGCTTGGCGCCCTGATGAAGCGGGAGAAGATCGCCGATCTCGGCGCCCTCGTCGCCAGGATCTCCTCCCCAACCGGAGAGGCGCTGGCGCGCGAGGTGGTCGAGCTGATGACCACCAACGAAACCTTCTTCTTCCGGGACGGAAAGCCCTTCGACCACGTCAAGACGACGGCGCTGAAGCGGCTACACGCGGCACGGCCCCCGGGCCAGCCGATCCGGATCTGGTCGGCCGCCTGCTCGACCGGCCAGGAGGCCTATTCGCTCGCGATGATCGTCGACGAGGCGAGGCCCTGGCTCGGCGACCGGCGCGTCGAAATCATCGGCACCGACCTCTCGCGCGACGTGCTGGCCCGTGCGCGCGAGGGTCTCTACTCGCAGTTCGAGGTGCAGCGCGGCCTGCCGATCCAGATGCTCGTCAAGTACTTCCGGCAGGAGGGCGCGTCCTGGCGCCTGTGCGAGGCAATCCGCGCGATGGTCACCTGGCGCGAGTTCAACCTGCTCGGCGATCTCCGACCGCTCGGGCGGTTCGACATCGTGTTCTGCCGCAACGTTCTGATCTATTTCGACCAGCCGACCAAGGCCAGGGTGCTTGCGGCGATCGCCGCGCAGATGCCCCCCGACGGCGTGCTCTATCTTGGCGGTGCGGAGACCGTGCTCGGCATCACCGACCGGTTCGCAGCCGTTGCCGGAGAGCGCGGCGTCTACGAGCCCGTCGCCGGCCCGCGAACCGCCGCCGCCTGA
- a CDS encoding protein-glutamate methylesterase/protein-glutamine glutaminase, with amino-acid sequence MTPVQAPAPAAAEAAADDPRVRVLVCDDSAVIRGLITRMLESDSEIAVVARAANGRDAIAAVRATRPDVCVLDIEMPVMDGLAALPELLRVDPELKVVMASTLTTRGADIALRALRLGAADYVPKPTTTAVIASEASFRDEIVAKVKGLGQQRRRLRRIAPRPAPPPPTLRPQSGVFRPAVVAIGASTGGPQALFTLFSGLGRSVPVPLLVTQHMPATFTAVLADHLDRLGGPPCAEAKDGETPLPGRAYLAPGDTHLTVVQDGGVVRIRLSKAPPENFCRPAVDPMLRSAAAAYAGRVLVVMLTGMGQDGMKGAEAVVAAGGRVIAQDEATSVVWGMPGAVTRAGLASAVLPLASIASAVTSSFGSGAHA; translated from the coding sequence GTGACGCCCGTCCAGGCCCCGGCCCCGGCGGCGGCCGAGGCTGCCGCCGACGACCCGCGCGTCCGCGTGCTCGTGTGCGACGACAGCGCCGTGATCCGCGGCCTCATCACGCGCATGCTCGAGAGCGACTCGGAAATCGCCGTGGTCGCGCGCGCCGCCAATGGTCGCGACGCGATCGCGGCCGTGCGCGCGACTCGGCCCGATGTCTGCGTGCTCGACATCGAGATGCCGGTGATGGACGGGCTCGCCGCCCTTCCCGAGCTGCTCCGGGTCGACCCGGAGCTCAAGGTCGTGATGGCGAGCACGCTCACGACGCGCGGCGCCGACATCGCCCTGCGCGCCTTGCGCCTCGGCGCGGCCGACTATGTGCCGAAGCCGACCACGACCGCGGTGATCGCCTCCGAGGCCTCGTTCCGCGACGAGATCGTCGCCAAGGTCAAGGGGTTGGGGCAGCAGCGGCGACGCCTGCGTCGGATCGCCCCGCGGCCGGCGCCGCCGCCCCCGACGCTCCGCCCCCAGAGTGGCGTGTTCCGCCCGGCGGTGGTGGCGATCGGCGCCTCGACCGGCGGCCCGCAGGCCCTGTTCACCCTGTTCTCCGGGCTCGGCCGGTCCGTTCCCGTGCCGCTGCTCGTGACCCAGCACATGCCCGCCACCTTCACCGCCGTGCTCGCCGACCATCTCGACCGCCTCGGCGGCCCGCCCTGCGCCGAAGCCAAAGACGGCGAAACACCCCTGCCCGGCCGGGCCTATCTCGCCCCCGGCGACACGCACCTGACCGTGGTGCAGGACGGGGGCGTCGTGCGGATCCGCCTCTCCAAGGCGCCGCCCGAGAATTTCTGCCGCCCCGCGGTCGACCCGATGCTGCGGAGTGCGGCGGCGGCCTACGCCGGGCGCGTTCTCGTCGTGATGCTGACCGGCATGGGCCAGGACGGGATGAAGGGGGCGGAAGCCGTCGTCGCAGCAGGCGGACGGGTGATCGCCCAGGACGAGGCCACCTCGGTCGTCTGGGGCATGCCCGGGGCGGTCACCCGCGCGGGCCTCGCCTCCGCCGTTCTGCCGCTCGCCTCGATCGCTTCTGCCGTCACCTCGTCCTTCGGGTCCGGAGCGCACGCATGA
- a CDS encoding response regulator, giving the protein MSEQAGASLGAGVGSGAVAEGGRGVCLVVDDSRLVRRIARGILEAQGFAVEEAQDGAEALAACRRRMPKAILLDWNMPVMNGIEFLRALKAEFGDTAATVVFCTTETEMSFILEAIEAGAREYIMKPFDAEIIASKFAQAGLL; this is encoded by the coding sequence ATGTCTGAGCAAGCTGGGGCAAGCCTTGGCGCCGGCGTAGGGTCCGGCGCGGTCGCCGAAGGCGGGCGCGGCGTCTGCCTCGTGGTTGACGACAGCCGTCTCGTTCGTCGGATCGCCCGCGGCATCCTCGAGGCGCAGGGCTTCGCCGTGGAGGAGGCGCAGGACGGGGCCGAGGCGCTCGCCGCATGCCGGCGCCGCATGCCGAAGGCCATCCTGCTTGACTGGAACATGCCGGTGATGAACGGCATCGAGTTTCTGCGCGCGCTAAAGGCCGAGTTCGGCGACACGGCCGCGACGGTGGTGTTCTGCACCACCGAAACCGAGATGAGCTTCATTCTCGAGGCGATCGAGGCCGGCGCGAGGGAATACATCATGAAGCCCTTCGACGCCGAGATCATCGCCTCGAAGTTCGCCCAGGCGGGCCTATTGTGA
- a CDS encoding prolyl-tRNA synthetase associated domain-containing protein yields MQQGQLTPEAFLAWLEGVGIRHETIRHPPVFTVAESKRERIHERLPGAHVKNLFLKDRDGRFWLATLLEHRRVPIGALARSLGLPRMSFGSPEELGALLGVTPGAVTPFALVNDRGHRVGFILDRELWEAQGRITAHPLTNTATTSVSAEDFRRFLALTGHQPRIADVAALKADAG; encoded by the coding sequence ATGCAGCAGGGGCAACTCACGCCGGAGGCGTTCCTCGCCTGGCTCGAGGGCGTTGGCATACGCCACGAGACCATCCGCCACCCCCCTGTTTTCACCGTTGCCGAGAGCAAGCGTGAGCGGATCCACGAGCGCCTCCCCGGGGCACATGTGAAGAACCTGTTTCTCAAGGATCGCGACGGGCGGTTCTGGCTCGCCACCCTGCTCGAGCACCGCCGCGTGCCGATCGGGGCGCTCGCACGGTCGCTCGGCCTGCCGCGGATGAGCTTTGGCTCGCCCGAGGAGCTCGGGGCCCTCCTCGGCGTCACGCCCGGGGCGGTGACGCCGTTCGCCCTGGTGAACGACCGCGGCCATCGTGTGGGGTTCATCCTCGACCGGGAGCTCTGGGAGGCGCAGGGGCGGATCACCGCTCACCCGCTCACGAACACCGCGACGACGTCGGTGTCGGCCGAGGATTTCCGCCGGTTCCTCGCGCTCACGGGGCACCAGCCACGCATCGCCGACGTTGCCGCACTGAAGGCCGACGCGGGCTGA
- a CDS encoding thioredoxin family protein codes for MDIIFDPPKPTGGTSKAEANGTPAAGQADPVKDVTEASFLADVIQASQQVPVIVDFWATWCGPCKQLTPILERVVRSAGGRVRLAKIDIDKNPRLIAMLAQQGLRVQSVPTVVAVIQGQLVPLFQGALPESQVRQVIEQVVQMAGGTMPSEDLLAAAKAAAGEGQHEEAIELLRALLAEEPDNAEAIGLMGRSLIALGRESEAGALVANLPANVESHAEIQGVKAALEVAARGREAQAKLAELQARLAANADDHAARFDYAVALNALGRREEAAEQLLQIIRKQRGWNDDAARLQLLKFFEAWGLNDEVTVAARRRLSALLFS; via the coding sequence ATGGACATCATCTTCGACCCGCCGAAACCGACAGGCGGCACCAGCAAGGCCGAGGCAAACGGCACGCCAGCGGCAGGGCAGGCCGACCCGGTCAAGGACGTCACGGAGGCGAGCTTCCTCGCCGACGTGATCCAGGCGAGCCAGCAGGTTCCGGTGATCGTCGACTTCTGGGCGACATGGTGCGGGCCCTGCAAGCAGCTCACCCCCATTCTCGAGAGGGTGGTTCGGTCCGCGGGGGGGCGGGTGCGTCTCGCCAAGATCGACATCGACAAGAACCCGCGCCTGATCGCGATGCTCGCCCAGCAGGGGCTTCGCGTGCAGTCGGTGCCGACGGTTGTGGCCGTGATCCAGGGGCAGCTCGTGCCGCTGTTCCAGGGCGCTCTGCCGGAGAGCCAGGTGCGCCAGGTGATCGAGCAGGTGGTGCAGATGGCGGGGGGGACCATGCCGTCGGAGGACCTGCTCGCAGCGGCGAAGGCGGCCGCCGGGGAGGGGCAGCACGAGGAGGCGATCGAACTGTTGCGCGCCCTGCTCGCCGAGGAACCAGACAATGCCGAAGCGATCGGGCTGATGGGCCGCTCGCTCATCGCTCTGGGGCGGGAGAGCGAGGCGGGGGCGCTGGTCGCGAACCTTCCCGCCAATGTCGAGAGCCACGCCGAGATCCAGGGGGTGAAGGCCGCCCTCGAGGTGGCCGCGAGAGGGCGCGAGGCCCAGGCGAAGCTTGCCGAACTCCAGGCGCGGCTTGCCGCCAACGCCGACGATCATGCCGCGCGGTTCGACTATGCGGTGGCCCTGAACGCGCTCGGGCGGCGCGAGGAGGCGGCAGAGCAACTCTTGCAGATCATCCGCAAGCAGCGCGGCTGGAACGACGATGCCGCGCGGCTTCAGCTTCTCAAGTTCTTCGAGGCCTGGGGCCTGAACGACGAGGTGACGGTGGCGGCACGCCGCCGGCTGTCGGCGCTCCTGTTCAGCTGA
- a CDS encoding LON peptidase substrate-binding domain-containing protein has product MSGNAWAPKPADLPAEIAVFPLTGALLLPLGRLPLNIFEPRYLAMTEDSLCQGRMFGMIQPNAGEPGGAHGPSLYRVGCLGRISSFSETDDGRLLITLTGVARFSVAEELPMRRGYRRVRADYAAYLGDLEATPRLVLDRARLEESLRAYFRANRIEANWDAVRETPDAMLVTTLAMVCPFEPREKQALLEAPTLQDRADMLLALVEIGAHGAPEPEGGTRLS; this is encoded by the coding sequence ATGAGCGGCAACGCCTGGGCCCCGAAACCGGCGGACCTTCCGGCCGAGATCGCCGTCTTTCCGCTCACCGGCGCCCTGCTTCTGCCGCTCGGCCGCCTGCCACTCAACATCTTCGAGCCGCGCTACCTCGCGATGACGGAGGACAGTCTCTGCCAGGGGCGGATGTTCGGTATGATTCAGCCGAACGCCGGCGAGCCGGGCGGGGCGCATGGCCCGAGCCTCTACCGCGTCGGTTGCCTCGGGCGGATCTCCTCCTTCAGCGAGACCGATGACGGGCGCCTCCTGATCACGCTTACCGGCGTGGCGCGCTTTTCGGTCGCCGAGGAGCTGCCGATGCGGCGCGGCTATCGCCGCGTGCGCGCAGACTACGCCGCCTATCTCGGAGATCTCGAGGCAACCCCGAGGCTCGTTCTCGACCGGGCCCGCCTCGAGGAGTCGTTGCGCGCCTACTTCCGCGCCAACCGGATCGAGGCCAATTGGGACGCAGTTCGGGAGACGCCGGATGCGATGCTCGTGACGACGCTTGCCATGGTCTGCCCGTTCGAGCCGCGCGAGAAGCAGGCCCTGCTCGAGGCGCCGACGCTTCAGGACCGTGCCGACATGCTGCTCGCGCTCGTCGAGATCGGCGCCCATGGCGCGCCGGAGCCGGAGGGAGGGACGCGATTGTCATGA
- a CDS encoding Trm112 family protein — MTAEIPEPPPVDPRLLEILVCPVTKGPLRYDRARGELISDQAGLAYPIRDGIPIMLADEARRLDDPAPTR; from the coding sequence ATGACCGCCGAGATACCCGAGCCGCCGCCGGTCGACCCGAGGCTGCTCGAGATCCTTGTCTGCCCGGTCACCAAGGGGCCGCTCCGGTACGATCGTGCCCGCGGCGAACTGATCAGCGACCAGGCCGGTCTCGCCTACCCGATCCGCGACGGGATCCCGATCATGCTCGCCGATGAGGCGCGGCGGCTGGACGATCCCGCGCCGACGCGCTGA
- a CDS encoding gamma-butyrobetaine hydroxylase-like domain-containing protein, which produces MPVPTELRLKRAEKVLVVTFDDGVSYTLPAEYLRVESPSAEVQGHAPDQKVLVWGRRHVGILSVEPVGNYAVRIVFDDLHDTGIYSWDYLRTLGAEYETRWARYLDELAARSLSREPRAPPSGRSG; this is translated from the coding sequence ATGCCCGTGCCGACCGAGCTGCGCCTCAAGCGCGCCGAGAAGGTGCTCGTGGTCACCTTCGACGACGGGGTGAGCTACACGCTTCCGGCCGAGTATCTGCGGGTTGAGAGCCCCTCGGCAGAGGTCCAGGGTCATGCACCCGACCAGAAGGTTCTCGTCTGGGGAAGGCGCCATGTCGGCATCCTCAGCGTCGAGCCGGTCGGGAACTACGCGGTGCGGATCGTCTTCGACGACCTGCATGACACGGGCATCTATTCGTGGGACTACCTCCGCACGCTCGGCGCGGAGTACGAGACGCGCTGGGCGCGCTATCTCGACGAGCTCGCCGCGCGCAGCCTCTCCCGCGAGCCGCGTGCGCCGCCCTCGGGCCGAAGCGGCTGA
- a CDS encoding lysophospholipid acyltransferase family protein has translation MVLLRSLLFNLCFFAFTAAGGVLLSPALVLRREVSLALVRWWARQVLRLLRVLAGIEVRVTGAEHLPAEGPALIAAKHQSAFDTIIWLALLPRPAYVLKRELLAIPFYGWFTARSGQIGVDRGAGAAAIRTLLRGAEAAWADRRQVVIFPQGTRVAARPGTAETHPYQPGVVALYMRGKLPVIPVATDSGRFWPRRSFLKYPGTITIAVLEPIPPGLPRPLFEATLTGVIEAASDALLSTPVDKPVGSGAARAPPSHEHAR, from the coding sequence ATGGTCCTTCTCCGCTCGCTTCTGTTCAACCTCTGCTTCTTCGCTTTCACGGCAGCGGGTGGGGTGCTGCTCTCGCCCGCTCTTGTCCTCCGCCGTGAGGTCTCGCTCGCTCTCGTCCGCTGGTGGGCGCGACAGGTGCTGCGTCTGCTCCGCGTCCTCGCCGGGATCGAGGTCCGGGTGACTGGGGCCGAGCACCTTCCGGCCGAGGGGCCGGCCCTGATCGCGGCGAAGCACCAGTCCGCCTTCGACACGATCATCTGGCTCGCGCTTCTGCCGCGGCCGGCCTATGTGTTGAAGAGGGAGCTGCTCGCCATTCCCTTCTACGGCTGGTTCACCGCCCGGTCCGGGCAGATCGGGGTCGATCGCGGCGCCGGGGCGGCGGCGATCCGCACGCTCCTGCGCGGTGCCGAGGCGGCTTGGGCTGACCGTCGGCAGGTGGTGATCTTCCCGCAAGGAACGCGCGTGGCGGCACGTCCCGGCACGGCGGAGACCCACCCGTATCAGCCGGGCGTCGTGGCCCTCTACATGCGCGGGAAGCTGCCCGTGATCCCGGTCGCGACAGACTCGGGGCGCTTCTGGCCGCGGCGCTCGTTCCTGAAATATCCAGGCACGATCACCATCGCCGTGCTCGAGCCCATTCCGCCGGGCCTCCCGCGCCCTCTGTTCGAGGCCACGCTCACGGGGGTGATCGAGGCGGCGAGTGATGCGCTGCTCTCCACCCCTGTGGATAAACCTGTGGGAAGCGGCGCTGCCCGAGCTCCACCATCACACGAACATGCTCGCTGA
- a CDS encoding DUF2125 domain-containing protein, whose protein sequence is MLRRLALIVGGVALGAAAVHAAIWWAATGRLIDEAEAVIAAERSAGHSVSHAPLRRSGYPLAARVTMPDLRYAGRLLLPGGAALPVVWRAREATLVLMPQAPRSLGIDIACPCEGGAGGAPPLPIDAVALRAEVPLTRDDAGPTLLGRGIVLYTPEGTFTVEEFRARVPGRGVASVSAEALGIELPPPDRQWPLGQRVAQAAVQVTLRGVLPAGPTPARALATWRDQGGALAFEHVSLAWGPLSVRGAATLRLDEALQPGGTATATISGFGPALDQLVASGAIARGPAALARLALTAASRPGAGGDRVVDLALAIEDRTLSVARIPLARLPPIAWPD, encoded by the coding sequence ATGCTGCGTCGCCTTGCCCTGATCGTCGGCGGAGTTGCCCTCGGTGCGGCCGCGGTCCATGCCGCGATCTGGTGGGCTGCGACCGGGCGGCTCATCGACGAGGCGGAGGCGGTGATCGCGGCGGAGCGATCCGCCGGACATTCGGTGAGCCACGCGCCGCTGCGGCGCAGCGGCTACCCGCTCGCCGCACGCGTGACCATGCCGGATTTGCGCTACGCAGGCCGCCTCCTGCTGCCCGGGGGGGCGGCTCTGCCCGTCGTGTGGCGGGCACGGGAGGCGACACTCGTTCTCATGCCTCAAGCGCCCCGAAGCCTCGGCATAGACATTGCCTGCCCCTGCGAGGGGGGTGCGGGCGGCGCGCCGCCGCTGCCGATCGATGCCGTGGCGTTGCGCGCCGAGGTCCCGCTCACTCGCGACGACGCTGGCCCCACGCTGCTTGGCCGCGGCATCGTGCTCTACACTCCGGAGGGGACCTTCACGGTCGAAGAGTTCCGGGCCCGTGTGCCCGGCCGCGGTGTGGCATCGGTGTCCGCCGAGGCGCTCGGGATCGAGCTGCCGCCGCCTGATCGGCAGTGGCCGCTCGGCCAGCGCGTCGCTCAGGCCGCTGTCCAGGTCACGCTCAGGGGAGTCCTGCCTGCCGGACCGACGCCCGCGCGTGCTCTCGCCACCTGGCGCGACCAGGGCGGCGCGCTGGCGTTCGAACATGTCTCGCTCGCCTGGGGGCCGCTCTCCGTGCGCGGTGCGGCGACGCTCCGGCTCGACGAGGCGCTTCAGCCGGGCGGAACCGCCACGGCGACCATTTCCGGGTTCGGGCCGGCGCTCGACCAGCTGGTCGCGTCGGGCGCGATCGCGCGTGGGCCGGCGGCCTTGGCACGGCTTGCGCTCACCGCTGCGTCCCGGCCGGGCGCTGGGGGGGATCGTGTGGTTGACCTCGCGCTTGCGATCGAGGACCGGACGCTCTCGGTGGCGCGGATTCCGCTCGCTCGTCTGCCGCCGATCGCTTGGCCTGACTGA
- a CDS encoding rhodanese-like domain-containing protein produces MRFLPEHCAGLPDPRDPAVTLAHVEQAIRRLHPVPHVTPQELEALLASAGTVLFDVRTEAEFRVGHLPGAIRLDPAIKTERFVALHGAGCAGRVIVFACSVGLRSARLAERVGPALSALGPVSVANLLGGLFRWYAEARRPALPALHPFDQAWGTLLERTLRAQPSR; encoded by the coding sequence ATGCGCTTCCTGCCTGAGCACTGTGCCGGGCTGCCCGACCCGCGCGATCCCGCGGTGACGCTCGCCCATGTCGAGCAGGCGATCCGCCGCCTCCACCCGGTGCCGCACGTGACGCCTCAGGAGCTCGAGGCGCTGCTTGCCTCGGCCGGCACAGTTCTGTTCGACGTCCGCACCGAAGCGGAGTTCCGTGTCGGTCATCTTCCGGGTGCCATACGGCTTGATCCCGCGATCAAGACTGAGCGGTTCGTCGCCCTCCATGGCGCGGGCTGTGCCGGACGGGTCATCGTCTTCGCCTGTTCCGTGGGCTTGCGCAGCGCACGCCTTGCCGAGCGCGTGGGCCCGGCCCTCTCGGCCTTGGGCCCGGTCAGCGTAGCCAACCTCTTGGGCGGATTGTTCCGCTGGTACGCCGAGGCGAGGCGGCCAGCCCTTCCTGCCCTGCACCCGTTCGACCAGGCATGGGGAACGCTGCTTGAGCGCACCCTCCGGGCTCAGCCGAGCCGCTGA
- a CDS encoding ATP-binding cassette domain-containing protein, with product MSGLEITGARIVLGERVLVGPLDLAVPRGEIVTLMGPSGSGKSSLLAWVSGTLDAAFHAEGTVRVDGIDVTPLPAHRRRIGILFQDDLLFPHLSVAGNLAFGLPPSVRGEERRARISAALADAELEGYAERDPATLSGGQRARVALMRTLLAEPRALLLDEPFGRLDVALRERMRRFVFERAGRLGLPVLMVTHDPDDAASAGGVVLHLLAGGAVRRAERDGEVADALPA from the coding sequence ATGAGCGGGCTCGAGATCACCGGGGCGCGGATCGTGCTCGGCGAGCGGGTGCTCGTCGGCCCGCTCGACCTCGCCGTGCCCAGAGGCGAGATCGTGACGCTGATGGGTCCTTCCGGCTCGGGAAAGTCGAGCCTGCTTGCCTGGGTCTCGGGAACGCTCGACGCTGCCTTTCACGCCGAAGGCACCGTGCGTGTCGATGGCATCGACGTCACGCCCCTCCCGGCACACAGGCGGCGTATCGGGATCTTGTTCCAGGACGATCTCCTCTTCCCGCACCTCTCCGTTGCCGGCAACCTCGCCTTCGGCCTGCCACCCTCGGTGCGTGGCGAAGAGAGACGGGCGCGGATTTCCGCCGCACTCGCGGACGCCGAGCTCGAGGGCTATGCCGAGCGCGACCCGGCCACACTCTCGGGCGGTCAGAGGGCGCGCGTCGCGCTCATGCGCACCCTGCTCGCCGAGCCCCGCGCTCTGCTTCTCGATGAGCCGTTCGGCCGGCTCGACGTCGCACTTCGCGAGCGCATGCGCCGCTTCGTGTTCGAACGCGCCGGACGCCTCGGCCTGCCGGTGCTGATGGTCACGCACGACCCGGACGATGCTGCCTCGGCGGGCGGAGTGGTGCTGCACCTTCTCGCCGGCGGCGCCGTTCGCCGCGCGGAGCGTGACGGGGAAGTCGCCGATGCGCTTCCTGCCTGA